CATAGTTAGGATCCATGTTGGTAGCCTTCGTCCAGTCGTTTACCGCATCCTGTAACAGTTTTGCGTTGTAGTTCACCAGACCTTGTTTCAGTACTGCTTCCGCGTTGTTAGCATCCAGTTCCAGGGCTTTATCGTAGGAGGTGATGGCTTTACCACCATTTTCACCACCCAGGAAACGGTAAGCGTCACCTAATTCGATATAATCGGCAGCAATTGGATTATAGATCTGTTTTTTCTTACGGCCTTCATTATTCAGTAATTTTTCCATTACTGTCAGTGAATAACCGCGGTCGCCACCTTTGATTTCGCTGTTAGCGTCAGCGATAGCACGCGCTACATCGCCATCACGGCCTTCAGTAGCTGTGCTGGCAGCTTCAAATTTCTGTTTTGCTGCAGCAGCATCACCCTTCATCAGGTCAATGCGGCCCATACCTGCCTGCAGGAGCGCAGAAGTCGGTACTGCCTGCAGTCCTTTTGTAAAAGTAGCAGCGGCACCGGCGTCATCATGCATTCCTAACTGTGCAATACCCAGATAATAGTATGCTTTGTCTTCTGTAGGTTTAGCTGCAATAACTTTCTCCAGATTCTGTTTGGCGGTTTCATATTTGCCATAATACAGGTCTTTCAATCCATCTTCCACAGATTGGGCCATTGCGCCGTTCGCGACGCACAGCATTGCAACAATTAAACTTTTCCGTCTGTTCATGAGCAATCCGGTTTTAAATTTTAGTTGTGTTAGTTTTTTTACCTAATGTTCGCTTCCCTGAATACCACATTCAATCTCGCAGGGAACAGTCTGAATTTTGAAATGATCATCTGTCCTTCATAACTTCCCAGGAAAGTGGCGAACCCTGATCCCAATCCTCCGTATGGTTCTTTCAGACAAAAGAATAAACCACGTTTGAGGGGATAGGAGCCAAGAGCGATGTATGCCTGATATGGTTTTACAAATTCTGAACCATAATCTGCCCTCACCTTTACCACTGCCACTTTATTCGTAAATTCTATAGAAGTAGAATCATTTGGATCGGAGATCCAGCTTACTCCTATAACACCAATCGAATTTTTCATTTTAGCCACATAATCAACCACTTCAGGATTTGTTTTTGCAGCCATCACATCTTTAGGCAACGGCTTCCCCTTGTTGATCGAATCGCGGACATATCTTACTGTACTTGAATTCTGATTATCGAAAACTATCTGACGTTTCACCGTGGAATCGGAGCCGTCCATAATTTTCCGCACCTGGTCCATAGTGAGTATGGTATCCGGATTACTGTGACTAGTAATCAACGCTACCCCGTCCCATGCCAGCAGGAGACTTTGTGGCGTGATCTTCTGTTCTTTAAAATATCCCCTCTCTTCCTCACTGAAATCCCTTGTTACAAAGATCAGCCTTGAGCTGTCAGCCAACAGATC
The DNA window shown above is from Chitinophaga agri and carries:
- a CDS encoding substrate-binding domain-containing protein codes for the protein MFTRLIRHGRVATILLAATALLVSCGQANKSGEERDTPTSGTIRISVDETYRPLMEAEIKVFESLYKKAHIIAEYKPEADCFRDLLADSSRLIFVTRDFSEEERGYFKEQKITPQSLLLAWDGVALITSHSNPDTILTMDQVRKIMDGSDSTVKRQIVFDNQNSSTVRYVRDSINKGKPLPKDVMAAKTNPEVVDYVAKMKNSIGVIGVSWISDPNDSTSIEFTNKVAVVKVRADYGSEFVKPYQAYIALGSYPLKRGLFFCLKEPYGGLGSGFATFLGSYEGQMIISKFRLFPARLNVVFREANIR